A region from the Lysobacter sp. BMK333-48F3 genome encodes:
- a CDS encoding XVIPCD domain-containing protein has protein sequence MSYQDAMNTILPPQQGRSPHITGHYGEHRDGGPHGGSDFNYVGGQSGVNLTHPRIHSPVAGTVEFVGGRFGTIGIRDGEGNLHQLLHTDRQSVVVGQHVEPGTEIGTMGGRGPRGADQYAQHVHYQMKDAQGRNLNPEDFWNRRQSVGARDHGHDGHDHDRGHARSAQRDDGVLHRGERGEQVLALQENLNRLGFRDDQGRPLQADGEFGDRTRQALLAFQRAHGLEADGIAGRNTLAQLGRAESAPLLSNPAHPNYAMYRQAVDGLERLGPQAGLRNREELERAAGTLTYEARVAGMNRIDHVVPNLNGSGLFAVQGGLQDPAHHRVFADRGQAVAQSVEQSSQRLQQDAPAQAQAQVQADPQQSLEARQHSGPRMVIA, from the coding sequence ATGTCTTACCAAGACGCCATGAACACGATCCTGCCGCCGCAGCAGGGCCGTTCGCCGCACATCACCGGCCACTACGGCGAGCACCGCGACGGCGGCCCGCACGGCGGCTCCGACTTCAATTACGTCGGCGGCCAGAGCGGGGTGAACCTGACCCATCCGCGGATCCACTCGCCGGTCGCCGGCACGGTCGAGTTCGTCGGCGGCCGCTTCGGCACGATCGGCATCCGCGACGGCGAGGGCAACCTGCACCAGTTGCTGCACACCGACCGCCAGTCGGTGGTGGTCGGCCAGCACGTCGAGCCCGGCACCGAGATCGGCACCATGGGCGGGCGCGGCCCGCGCGGCGCCGATCAGTACGCCCAGCACGTGCACTACCAGATGAAGGACGCGCAGGGGCGCAACCTCAACCCCGAAGATTTCTGGAACCGGCGCCAGAGCGTCGGCGCGCGCGATCACGGCCACGACGGCCACGATCACGACCGCGGCCACGCCCGCAGCGCGCAGCGCGACGACGGCGTGCTGCATCGCGGCGAGCGCGGCGAACAGGTGCTGGCGCTGCAGGAGAACCTCAACCGGCTCGGTTTCCGCGACGATCAGGGCCGGCCTTTGCAGGCCGACGGCGAGTTCGGCGACCGCACCCGCCAGGCCTTGCTGGCCTTCCAGCGCGCGCACGGGCTCGAGGCCGACGGCATCGCCGGACGCAACACCCTGGCCCAGCTCGGCCGCGCCGAGTCGGCGCCGCTGCTGTCGAATCCGGCCCATCCGAATTACGCCATGTACCGCCAGGCGGTCGACGGCCTGGAGCGGCTCGGTCCGCAGGCCGGCCTGCGCAACCGCGAGGAGCTCGAGCGCGCCGCCGGCACGCTCACCTACGAGGCGCGCGTGGCCGGCATGAACCGGATCGACCACGTGGTGCCGAATCTCAACGGCAGCGGCCTGTTCGCGGTCCAGGGCGGGCTGCAGGACCCGGCCCACCACCGCGTCTTCGCCGACCGCGGCCAGGCCGTGGCGCAGAGCGTCGAACAGTCCAGCCAGCGCCTGCAGCAGGACGCGCCGGCCCAGGCCCAGGCGCAGGTCCAGGCCGATCCGCAGCAGAGCCTGGAAGCGCGCCAGCACAGCGGGCCGCGGATGGTGATCGCATGA